One Budorcas taxicolor isolate Tak-1 chromosome 6, Takin1.1, whole genome shotgun sequence DNA segment encodes these proteins:
- the DOK7 gene encoding protein Dok-7 isoform X1, with product MTEAALVEGQVKLRDGKKWKTRWLVLRKPSPVADCLLMLAYKDKSERAKGLRERSSLTLEDICGLEPGLPYEGLAHTLAIVCLSQAVMLGFDSREAMCAWDARIRYALGEVHRFPVIVAPGTKLESGPATLHLCNDILVVARDVPPAVAGQWKLSDLRRYGAVPNGFIFEGGTRCGFWAGVFFLSSAEGDQISFLFDCIVRGISPTKGPFGLRPVLPDPSPGGPALEERVAQEALEALQLEKRLSLLSHSGRPGSGGDDRSVSSSSSEASHSDVSASSRLTPWPEPSSSSASTSQEGPGLAAAQAPGEAAPGAARPTPKPLRPRQLQEVGRQSSSDSGIATGSHSSYSGSFSSCAGSSLDVWRAGDELGSLLSLPAAGAPEPSLCACPPGAAEYQVPAAPRPHYDTPRSLRQAPRDQPPIAPATARDSGCTPGWPGERRRGPAPEAAAGAGESWEAGAPHAGPPPALFSACPVCGGLKAAAAVPPGLLVMHAGAPGPGRPRGEAPTYVNVPTSPCPAKQLHYLGLQLPEAGAGVRGAGASRYALIDVLATEAAHRAGAQHAQAREERLPAPEQRPKAAPR from the exons ACTGCCTGCTGATGCTGGCCTACAAGGACAAGTCAGAGCGTGCCAAGGGGCTTCGGGAGCGTAGCAGCCTGACGCTGGAAGACATCTGCGGGCTGGAGCCCGGCCTGCCCTACGAGGGCCTGGCCCACACACTGGCCATCGTCTGTCTGTCGCAGGCCGTCATGCTGGGCTTCGACAGCCGCGAGGCCATGTGCGCCTGGGACGCCCGGATCCGCTACGCGCTGGGTGAGG tGCACAGGTTCCCCGTGATCGTGGCTCCGGGCACCAAGCTGGAGAGCGGCCCTGCCACCCTGCACCTCTGCAACGACATCCTTGTGGTGGCCAGGGACGTCCCCCCAGCCGTGGCGGGGCAGTGGAAGCTGTCGGACCTCAGGCGCTACGGGGCCGTGCCCAACGGGTTCATCTTTGAAGGCGGGACCAGGTGTGGATTCT GGGCTGGGGTCTTCTTCCTGTCTTCTGCCGAGGGAGACCAGATCAGCTTCCTGTTCGACTGCATCGTCCGAGGCATCTCCCCCACCAAGGGCCCCTTCGGGCTGCGGCCAGTTCTCCCAG ACCCGAGCCCCGGGGGCCCCGCCCTGGAGGAAAGGGTCGCGCAGGAGGCCCTGGAAGCCCTGCAGCTGGAGAAGCGGCTCAGCCTTCTCTCGCACTCCGGCCGCCCGGGCAGCGGAG GAGACGACCGCAGCGTATCCAGCTCGTCGTCAGAGGCCAGCCACTCGGACGTCAGCGCCAGCAGCCGACTCACGCCGTGGCCAGAGCCGTCCTCGTCCTCGGCCAGCACGTCGCAGGAGGGCCCCGGGCTGGCTGCCGCCCAGGCCCCTGGGGAAGCCGCGCCGGGCGCCGCCAGGCCCACCCCAAAGCCGCTGCGGCCACGGCAGCTGCAGGAGGTCGGCCGCCAGAGCTCCTCGGACAGCGGCATCGCCACAGGCAGCCACTCCTCCTACTCGGGCAGCTTCTCGTCGTGCGCGGGCAGTAGCCTGGACGTGTGGCGGGCTGGCGACGAGCTTGGCTCCCTGCTCAGCCTGCCGGCGGCCGGGGCCCCGGAGCCCAGCCTGTGCGCCTGCCCGCCCGGGGCGGCGGAGTACCAGGTGCCCGCCGCCCCGCGGCCGCACTACGACACGCCCCGCAGCCTGCGCCAGGCGCCCCGGGACCAGCCCCCCATCGCGCCGGCCACCGCCCGGGACTCGGGGTGTACCCCTGGCTGGCCTGGCGAGAGACGGCGGGGACCGGCGCCAGAGGCGGCGGCAGGGGCCGGCGAGTCCTGGGAAGCGGGTGCCCCCCACGCCGGGCCCCCTCCCGCGCTCTTTTCCGCGTGTCCCGTCTGCGGAGGACTGAAG GCAGCTGCTGCCGTGCCCCCGGGGCTCCTGGTGATGCACGCAG GAGCGCCGGGTCCTGGGAGGCCGCGTGGGGAGGCGCCCACCTACGTGAACGTGCCCACCAGCCCCTGCCCTGCCAAGCAGCTGCACTATCTGGGCCTGCAGCTGCCGGAGGCGGGTGCGGGCGTGCGAG GGGCCGGAGCCTCCCGCTACGCGCTGATTGACGTGCTGGCCACCGAGGCGGCGCACAGGGCGGGGGCCCAGCACGCGCAGGCCCGGGAGGAGCGGCTGCCCGCGCCCGAGCAGAGGCCAAAGGCGGCCCCGCGGTGA
- the DOK7 gene encoding protein Dok-7 isoform X2, whose translation MTEAALVEGQWKTRWLVLRKPSPVADCLLMLAYKDKSERAKGLRERSSLTLEDICGLEPGLPYEGLAHTLAIVCLSQAVMLGFDSREAMCAWDARIRYALGEVHRFPVIVAPGTKLESGPATLHLCNDILVVARDVPPAVAGQWKLSDLRRYGAVPNGFIFEGGTRCGFWAGVFFLSSAEGDQISFLFDCIVRGISPTKGPFGLRPVLPDPSPGGPALEERVAQEALEALQLEKRLSLLSHSGRPGSGGDDRSVSSSSSEASHSDVSASSRLTPWPEPSSSSASTSQEGPGLAAAQAPGEAAPGAARPTPKPLRPRQLQEVGRQSSSDSGIATGSHSSYSGSFSSCAGSSLDVWRAGDELGSLLSLPAAGAPEPSLCACPPGAAEYQVPAAPRPHYDTPRSLRQAPRDQPPIAPATARDSGCTPGWPGERRRGPAPEAAAGAGESWEAGAPHAGPPPALFSACPVCGGLKAAAAVPPGLLVMHAGAPGPGRPRGEAPTYVNVPTSPCPAKQLHYLGLQLPEAGAGVRGAGASRYALIDVLATEAAHRAGAQHAQAREERLPAPEQRPKAAPR comes from the exons ACTGCCTGCTGATGCTGGCCTACAAGGACAAGTCAGAGCGTGCCAAGGGGCTTCGGGAGCGTAGCAGCCTGACGCTGGAAGACATCTGCGGGCTGGAGCCCGGCCTGCCCTACGAGGGCCTGGCCCACACACTGGCCATCGTCTGTCTGTCGCAGGCCGTCATGCTGGGCTTCGACAGCCGCGAGGCCATGTGCGCCTGGGACGCCCGGATCCGCTACGCGCTGGGTGAGG tGCACAGGTTCCCCGTGATCGTGGCTCCGGGCACCAAGCTGGAGAGCGGCCCTGCCACCCTGCACCTCTGCAACGACATCCTTGTGGTGGCCAGGGACGTCCCCCCAGCCGTGGCGGGGCAGTGGAAGCTGTCGGACCTCAGGCGCTACGGGGCCGTGCCCAACGGGTTCATCTTTGAAGGCGGGACCAGGTGTGGATTCT GGGCTGGGGTCTTCTTCCTGTCTTCTGCCGAGGGAGACCAGATCAGCTTCCTGTTCGACTGCATCGTCCGAGGCATCTCCCCCACCAAGGGCCCCTTCGGGCTGCGGCCAGTTCTCCCAG ACCCGAGCCCCGGGGGCCCCGCCCTGGAGGAAAGGGTCGCGCAGGAGGCCCTGGAAGCCCTGCAGCTGGAGAAGCGGCTCAGCCTTCTCTCGCACTCCGGCCGCCCGGGCAGCGGAG GAGACGACCGCAGCGTATCCAGCTCGTCGTCAGAGGCCAGCCACTCGGACGTCAGCGCCAGCAGCCGACTCACGCCGTGGCCAGAGCCGTCCTCGTCCTCGGCCAGCACGTCGCAGGAGGGCCCCGGGCTGGCTGCCGCCCAGGCCCCTGGGGAAGCCGCGCCGGGCGCCGCCAGGCCCACCCCAAAGCCGCTGCGGCCACGGCAGCTGCAGGAGGTCGGCCGCCAGAGCTCCTCGGACAGCGGCATCGCCACAGGCAGCCACTCCTCCTACTCGGGCAGCTTCTCGTCGTGCGCGGGCAGTAGCCTGGACGTGTGGCGGGCTGGCGACGAGCTTGGCTCCCTGCTCAGCCTGCCGGCGGCCGGGGCCCCGGAGCCCAGCCTGTGCGCCTGCCCGCCCGGGGCGGCGGAGTACCAGGTGCCCGCCGCCCCGCGGCCGCACTACGACACGCCCCGCAGCCTGCGCCAGGCGCCCCGGGACCAGCCCCCCATCGCGCCGGCCACCGCCCGGGACTCGGGGTGTACCCCTGGCTGGCCTGGCGAGAGACGGCGGGGACCGGCGCCAGAGGCGGCGGCAGGGGCCGGCGAGTCCTGGGAAGCGGGTGCCCCCCACGCCGGGCCCCCTCCCGCGCTCTTTTCCGCGTGTCCCGTCTGCGGAGGACTGAAG GCAGCTGCTGCCGTGCCCCCGGGGCTCCTGGTGATGCACGCAG GAGCGCCGGGTCCTGGGAGGCCGCGTGGGGAGGCGCCCACCTACGTGAACGTGCCCACCAGCCCCTGCCCTGCCAAGCAGCTGCACTATCTGGGCCTGCAGCTGCCGGAGGCGGGTGCGGGCGTGCGAG GGGCCGGAGCCTCCCGCTACGCGCTGATTGACGTGCTGGCCACCGAGGCGGCGCACAGGGCGGGGGCCCAGCACGCGCAGGCCCGGGAGGAGCGGCTGCCCGCGCCCGAGCAGAGGCCAAAGGCGGCCCCGCGGTGA
- the DOK7 gene encoding protein Dok-7 isoform X3 produces MLAYKDKSERAKGLRERSSLTLEDICGLEPGLPYEGLAHTLAIVCLSQAVMLGFDSREAMCAWDARIRYALGEVHRFPVIVAPGTKLESGPATLHLCNDILVVARDVPPAVAGQWKLSDLRRYGAVPNGFIFEGGTRCGFWAGVFFLSSAEGDQISFLFDCIVRGISPTKGPFGLRPVLPDPSPGGPALEERVAQEALEALQLEKRLSLLSHSGRPGSGGDDRSVSSSSSEASHSDVSASSRLTPWPEPSSSSASTSQEGPGLAAAQAPGEAAPGAARPTPKPLRPRQLQEVGRQSSSDSGIATGSHSSYSGSFSSCAGSSLDVWRAGDELGSLLSLPAAGAPEPSLCACPPGAAEYQVPAAPRPHYDTPRSLRQAPRDQPPIAPATARDSGCTPGWPGERRRGPAPEAAAGAGESWEAGAPHAGPPPALFSACPVCGGLKAAAAVPPGLLVMHAGAPGPGRPRGEAPTYVNVPTSPCPAKQLHYLGLQLPEAGAGVRGAGASRYALIDVLATEAAHRAGAQHAQAREERLPAPEQRPKAAPR; encoded by the exons ATGCTGGCCTACAAGGACAAGTCAGAGCGTGCCAAGGGGCTTCGGGAGCGTAGCAGCCTGACGCTGGAAGACATCTGCGGGCTGGAGCCCGGCCTGCCCTACGAGGGCCTGGCCCACACACTGGCCATCGTCTGTCTGTCGCAGGCCGTCATGCTGGGCTTCGACAGCCGCGAGGCCATGTGCGCCTGGGACGCCCGGATCCGCTACGCGCTGGGTGAGG tGCACAGGTTCCCCGTGATCGTGGCTCCGGGCACCAAGCTGGAGAGCGGCCCTGCCACCCTGCACCTCTGCAACGACATCCTTGTGGTGGCCAGGGACGTCCCCCCAGCCGTGGCGGGGCAGTGGAAGCTGTCGGACCTCAGGCGCTACGGGGCCGTGCCCAACGGGTTCATCTTTGAAGGCGGGACCAGGTGTGGATTCT GGGCTGGGGTCTTCTTCCTGTCTTCTGCCGAGGGAGACCAGATCAGCTTCCTGTTCGACTGCATCGTCCGAGGCATCTCCCCCACCAAGGGCCCCTTCGGGCTGCGGCCAGTTCTCCCAG ACCCGAGCCCCGGGGGCCCCGCCCTGGAGGAAAGGGTCGCGCAGGAGGCCCTGGAAGCCCTGCAGCTGGAGAAGCGGCTCAGCCTTCTCTCGCACTCCGGCCGCCCGGGCAGCGGAG GAGACGACCGCAGCGTATCCAGCTCGTCGTCAGAGGCCAGCCACTCGGACGTCAGCGCCAGCAGCCGACTCACGCCGTGGCCAGAGCCGTCCTCGTCCTCGGCCAGCACGTCGCAGGAGGGCCCCGGGCTGGCTGCCGCCCAGGCCCCTGGGGAAGCCGCGCCGGGCGCCGCCAGGCCCACCCCAAAGCCGCTGCGGCCACGGCAGCTGCAGGAGGTCGGCCGCCAGAGCTCCTCGGACAGCGGCATCGCCACAGGCAGCCACTCCTCCTACTCGGGCAGCTTCTCGTCGTGCGCGGGCAGTAGCCTGGACGTGTGGCGGGCTGGCGACGAGCTTGGCTCCCTGCTCAGCCTGCCGGCGGCCGGGGCCCCGGAGCCCAGCCTGTGCGCCTGCCCGCCCGGGGCGGCGGAGTACCAGGTGCCCGCCGCCCCGCGGCCGCACTACGACACGCCCCGCAGCCTGCGCCAGGCGCCCCGGGACCAGCCCCCCATCGCGCCGGCCACCGCCCGGGACTCGGGGTGTACCCCTGGCTGGCCTGGCGAGAGACGGCGGGGACCGGCGCCAGAGGCGGCGGCAGGGGCCGGCGAGTCCTGGGAAGCGGGTGCCCCCCACGCCGGGCCCCCTCCCGCGCTCTTTTCCGCGTGTCCCGTCTGCGGAGGACTGAAG GCAGCTGCTGCCGTGCCCCCGGGGCTCCTGGTGATGCACGCAG GAGCGCCGGGTCCTGGGAGGCCGCGTGGGGAGGCGCCCACCTACGTGAACGTGCCCACCAGCCCCTGCCCTGCCAAGCAGCTGCACTATCTGGGCCTGCAGCTGCCGGAGGCGGGTGCGGGCGTGCGAG GGGCCGGAGCCTCCCGCTACGCGCTGATTGACGTGCTGGCCACCGAGGCGGCGCACAGGGCGGGGGCCCAGCACGCGCAGGCCCGGGAGGAGCGGCTGCCCGCGCCCGAGCAGAGGCCAAAGGCGGCCCCGCGGTGA